In Syntrophomonas wolfei subsp. wolfei str. Goettingen G311, a single window of DNA contains:
- the rsmG gene encoding 16S rRNA (guanine(527)-N(7))-methyltransferase RsmG gives MEYNVKTFKEMLIEENSRHNLVSRKSLPVELEKHIEDSRSLLNFMDLKGSRVVDIGSGAGFPGLVLAIYCPEGEFLLLESDLKKTEFLQAVINRCGLKNCQVLRKRIEEVGRSELRNSFDFCSCRALAMMNIVLEYGLPLLRLGGKLLLWKGKNYSREIEQAANALDILGGKVVDIFTYSLMAERDRAIVVVEKERDTPAKYPRRVGIPAKRPL, from the coding sequence GTGGAATATAATGTAAAGACTTTTAAAGAAATGCTGATTGAGGAGAATTCCCGGCATAACCTGGTGAGTCGTAAAAGCCTGCCGGTTGAATTAGAAAAACATATTGAAGATAGCCGCAGTTTATTAAATTTTATGGATTTAAAAGGAAGCAGAGTTGTAGATATCGGCAGTGGTGCCGGCTTCCCTGGACTGGTACTGGCCATCTATTGCCCAGAGGGAGAATTCCTTCTCTTGGAATCAGATCTAAAAAAAACAGAGTTTTTACAAGCGGTTATCAACCGCTGTGGATTGAAGAATTGCCAGGTGCTGCGTAAGCGGATAGAAGAGGTGGGGCGCAGTGAGTTGCGCAATAGCTTTGATTTTTGCAGTTGCCGGGCTCTGGCCATGATGAATATAGTGTTGGAATATGGCCTGCCCTTGCTTCGTCTTGGGGGAAAGCTTTTGCTATGGAAAGGAAAGAATTATTCTCGGGAAATTGAGCAGGCTGCCAACGCCCTGGATATATTGGGGGGAAAAGTAGTTGATATTTTTACCTATAGCTTGATGGCAGAACGGGATAGGGCCATAGTAGTAGTAGAAAAGGAGCGGGATACCCCCGCAAAATACCCAAGAAGGGTGGGGATTCCAGCCAAAAGGCCATTATAG
- the mnmG gene encoding tRNA uridine-5-carboxymethylaminomethyl(34) synthesis enzyme MnmG, translated as MIYKAGSYEVIVIGAGHAGCEAALASARMGCQTLLVTMSIDHIALMPCNPSIGGPAKAQVVREIDALGGEMALNIDKANVQIRTINTGKGPAVQALRAQADKRQYHLEMLKTLFNQKKLDILMAEVEDIELSAGRVKAIVTRTGARFECQALVLTTGTYLKGRIIVGDISFDGGPGNQFPAARLSESLKRMGLRLGRFKTGTPPRIDSKSVDFSKMIEQPGDKRPLRFSFISPLINRPQLPCWLTHSNKKTHQIVMNNLDRAPMYTGIIKGIGTRYCPSFEDKVVRFSHKDSHQLFIEPEGRDTDEMYVQGLNTSLPEDVQIEVLKSIPGLENVRIMRTGYAIEYDIIYPSQLKLSLECKTVEGLFTAGQINGTSGYEEAAAQGLIAGINAALQVKEKEPFILKRSEAYIAVMIDDLINKEIVEPYRLLTSRAEYRLLLRQDNADLRLTEKGRQIGLVDDNRWMAYQQKEEILEVESNELKFSSFTPADEEMADFLSGKNTAAIRDRVSLWELLRRPELSIYDYVEKGWLRDNDPDILEQLEIQAKYEGYIEKQKEQVKRFEKLENKMIPPDINYDEVYGLSQEAVQKLKIILPASVGQASRIAGVNPADINVLLIFLEKKRRK; from the coding sequence ATGATTTATAAGGCAGGAAGCTATGAGGTGATAGTAATTGGGGCCGGGCATGCGGGCTGTGAAGCAGCCCTGGCTTCGGCGCGCATGGGATGCCAAACCTTGCTGGTTACCATGAGTATAGACCATATTGCATTGATGCCCTGCAATCCTTCCATTGGAGGGCCGGCCAAGGCTCAAGTAGTAAGGGAAATTGATGCCCTGGGAGGGGAAATGGCGCTAAATATCGATAAGGCCAATGTACAGATCCGTACTATTAACACCGGCAAAGGCCCCGCTGTGCAAGCATTAAGAGCCCAAGCCGACAAGCGCCAGTATCACCTGGAAATGTTGAAGACCCTCTTCAATCAGAAAAAACTAGATATTTTGATGGCCGAGGTTGAGGATATAGAGTTGTCGGCTGGCCGGGTGAAAGCAATAGTTACCAGGACTGGAGCCAGGTTCGAATGTCAAGCACTGGTTCTCACTACCGGAACTTATTTGAAGGGGAGAATAATAGTCGGTGATATTTCTTTTGATGGAGGACCAGGAAATCAGTTTCCGGCAGCCCGTCTTTCGGAAAGTCTTAAAAGAATGGGATTACGCCTGGGGCGATTTAAAACTGGAACCCCACCGCGCATAGACAGTAAGAGTGTAGACTTCTCCAAAATGATTGAGCAACCAGGAGATAAACGGCCTTTACGTTTCTCTTTTATTAGTCCCCTTATCAACCGACCACAGCTACCCTGCTGGTTAACCCATAGCAATAAAAAAACCCACCAGATTGTAATGAATAATCTGGACCGCGCCCCCATGTATACCGGGATTATCAAAGGTATTGGTACGCGATACTGCCCCTCTTTTGAGGACAAAGTAGTTCGTTTTTCCCATAAGGATTCTCACCAGCTGTTTATTGAACCAGAGGGAAGAGACACCGACGAAATGTATGTGCAAGGTTTAAATACCAGTTTGCCTGAAGATGTGCAAATAGAAGTCTTAAAAAGCATCCCTGGCTTGGAGAATGTTCGTATTATGCGAACCGGCTATGCCATAGAGTATGATATTATTTACCCTTCCCAGCTTAAACTAAGCCTGGAATGTAAAACGGTGGAGGGTTTGTTTACTGCCGGCCAAATAAATGGAACTTCCGGTTATGAAGAAGCTGCTGCCCAGGGCTTGATTGCAGGAATTAATGCAGCTTTGCAAGTTAAGGAAAAAGAGCCGTTTATTTTAAAACGGAGTGAAGCCTATATAGCCGTGATGATTGATGACCTGATTAATAAAGAAATTGTGGAACCATATCGTTTGTTGACTTCACGAGCGGAGTACCGCTTGCTTTTGCGGCAGGATAACGCTGATTTGAGATTAACGGAAAAAGGCCGCCAGATTGGTCTGGTAGATGATAACAGGTGGATGGCCTATCAGCAAAAAGAGGAGATATTGGAGGTGGAGAGCAATGAACTCAAATTCAGCTCATTTACCCCGGCAGATGAAGAGATGGCGGATTTTTTATCCGGCAAAAACACGGCAGCAATAAGGGATCGAGTCTCCCTCTGGGAATTACTCCGGCGCCCGGAACTGAGTATATATGATTATGTGGAAAAAGGCTGGCTGCGGGACAATGATCCGGATATACTGGAGCAATTGGAGATACAAGCTAAATATGAAGGCTATATTGAGAAGCAAAAGGAACAGGTTAAACGCTTTGAAAAACTGGAAAATAAAATGATACCTCCGGATATTAATTATGATGAAGTCTATGGTTTGTCCCAGGAAGCTGTGCAAAAATTAAAAATAATTTTACCGGCTTCTGTTGGCCAGGCATCAAGGATTGCCGGGGTTAATCCGGCGGATATAAATGTTCTTTTAATTTTTTTGGAAAAGAAAAGAAGGAAATAA
- the mnmE gene encoding tRNA uridine-5-carboxymethylaminomethyl(34) synthesis GTPase MnmE, with protein sequence MIGDDIAAISTAPGEGGIAIVRLSGNDVIEKVERIFKPYRAGIKLSDKEGYSLSLGWLCDEKMEIIDEVLLGLMRAPRSYTGEDVVEINCHGGTLPARRCLEAVMWQGVRLAQPGEFTRRAFLNGRLDVSQAEAVIEVIRAKTERGMNLALKQLAGRNSQEINLLEDQMIEVNAMLEASLDFPDEVGDLDYSAAQGKLQEVKNRIDKLLLAGERAEIYREGINVAICGKPNVGKSSLLNALLRKEKAIVTSIPGTTRDIIEDYINIRGIPVKLKDTAGIRSTEDLVERIGIERSQEVISEADLVLFILDVGTGIDQEDRKIYEKIEKKNKIVLVNKEDLEEKNISEAELEQLFPGVKIVRGSIIEETGLEELEESIEKAVLSGQLQSDDMEVMINLRQKNALLTAKRHIEESLAAMGKVSLDCLGVDIWGALEALGEISGKNLKEEVIERIFHDFCIGK encoded by the coding sequence ATGATCGGTGATGATATTGCGGCCATCTCCACCGCACCGGGGGAAGGTGGAATAGCTATTGTAAGGCTAAGTGGAAATGACGTAATAGAAAAGGTGGAACGAATATTCAAACCTTACCGGGCGGGGATTAAGCTTTCGGATAAAGAAGGCTATTCACTTAGTCTGGGTTGGTTGTGTGATGAGAAAATGGAGATTATTGATGAAGTTCTCCTGGGATTAATGCGGGCTCCCCGTAGCTACACCGGGGAAGATGTGGTAGAAATTAACTGTCACGGAGGAACTTTGCCGGCCAGGCGCTGCCTGGAGGCGGTAATGTGGCAAGGAGTAAGACTGGCACAGCCGGGGGAATTTACCCGGAGAGCTTTTTTAAATGGGCGGCTGGATGTAAGCCAGGCAGAAGCAGTGATCGAAGTTATCCGGGCCAAAACCGAACGGGGAATGAACTTGGCCTTAAAGCAACTGGCCGGAAGAAACAGCCAGGAGATTAATCTGCTGGAGGATCAGATGATAGAAGTAAATGCTATGCTGGAAGCCAGCTTGGACTTCCCGGATGAGGTGGGGGACCTGGATTATAGTGCGGCTCAGGGGAAGCTACAAGAAGTAAAGAATCGGATAGACAAGCTCTTGTTGGCAGGCGAAAGGGCCGAGATATACCGAGAGGGAATCAATGTTGCCATTTGCGGCAAGCCCAATGTAGGCAAGTCCAGTTTACTTAATGCTCTGCTCAGAAAAGAGAAAGCTATCGTAACCAGTATTCCTGGTACTACGCGGGATATTATTGAAGATTATATAAACATTAGAGGGATACCGGTAAAGTTAAAGGATACCGCAGGAATACGCTCTACGGAAGACCTGGTGGAGCGAATCGGGATAGAAAGAAGCCAGGAAGTAATCAGCGAAGCAGATCTGGTGCTTTTTATATTAGATGTGGGAACCGGGATAGATCAGGAAGACCGGAAGATTTACGAAAAGATTGAGAAGAAGAATAAAATAGTACTGGTTAACAAAGAAGACCTGGAAGAAAAGAATATAAGTGAAGCTGAGCTGGAACAGCTCTTTCCCGGAGTTAAGATAGTCAGAGGAAGTATTATTGAAGAAACCGGTTTGGAAGAACTGGAGGAGAGCATTGAGAAAGCTGTTCTCTCCGGTCAACTACAGAGTGATGACATGGAGGTAATGATTAACCTGCGGCAAAAAAATGCTTTATTAACGGCGAAAAGACATATAGAAGAAAGCCTGGCGGCAATGGGAAAGGTCTCATTGGATTGCCTGGGAGTGGATATATGGGGAGCTTTGGAGGCTCTGGGGGAAATAAGCGGCAAAAACTTAAAGGAAGAAGTCATAGAAAGAATATTCCATGATTTTTGCATAGGGAAATAG
- the jag gene encoding RNA-binding cell elongation regulator Jag/EloR, whose protein sequence is MEVQIVEKKGKNVDEAVKAALDELECAIEDVSIEVLEEPSKGILGLVGKKPAVVRVSLVKKPEEEVRQVVEDLLNRMKIDYQINQVECESGRVRVNIIGKDMGLLIGRKGETLNAVQYIIGLIINRQREERIRVLLDVEDYRKKREESLEALALRLSDKVKKTKKNVVMRPMSSQERRIVHTILQADPQITTFSLGDEPNRKVVISLKK, encoded by the coding sequence ATGGAAGTCCAAATAGTAGAAAAAAAGGGAAAAAACGTTGATGAAGCTGTCAAAGCGGCCCTGGATGAACTAGAATGTGCCATTGAGGATGTTTCTATTGAAGTACTGGAAGAACCCAGTAAAGGAATACTAGGTCTGGTAGGGAAAAAACCTGCTGTAGTAAGGGTTTCCCTGGTGAAGAAACCGGAAGAAGAAGTTCGCCAGGTGGTAGAAGATCTACTGAACCGGATGAAAATCGATTATCAGATTAATCAAGTGGAATGTGAAAGCGGCCGGGTTAGAGTAAACATTATAGGTAAGGACATGGGTCTTTTGATTGGACGTAAAGGCGAAACATTAAATGCAGTACAATACATTATCGGCTTAATCATTAACCGGCAGCGTGAGGAAAGAATTCGAGTTTTGTTAGATGTGGAAGACTATCGCAAGAAAAGAGAGGAATCACTGGAAGCGTTGGCTTTAAGACTATCAGACAAGGTTAAGAAAACCAAAAAAAATGTAGTTATGAGGCCAATGAGTTCCCAGGAAAGAAGAATAGTACATACCATTCTTCAGGCTGACCCCCAGATAACTACCTTTTCGCTAGGAGACGAGCCCAATAGAAAAGTGGTAATATCTTTAAAGAAATAA